In the genome of Colletotrichum lupini chromosome 8, complete sequence, one region contains:
- a CDS encoding acetyltransferase, which yields MAEAGLFTDDLVSPTVAAALPEGYIVRALRQSDYNTGFLDCLRVLTTVGEIGEAQFAERYQWLSKSDGYYILVIEDTNTKTVVGTGALIVERKFIHNLGLVGHIEDIAVAKDQQGKKLGLRIIQALDFIAAKVGCYKSILDCSEANEGFYVKCGFRRAGLEMAHYYEGDKSKAQPPDRSGPGVGSMLETPDARSDERQARFRRDKKNDVMKNRNPSTTCILLP from the exons ATGGCTGAAGCCGGACTCTTCACCGACGACCTCGTCTCCCCCACCGTCGCCGCTGCTCTTCCCGAGGGCTACATCGTGCGTGCTCTTCGTCAATCCGACTACAACACAGGTTTCCTCGACTGCCTGCGTGTCTTGACCACCGTTGGTGAGATTGGCGAGGCCCAATTCGCGGAACGCTACCAATGGCTGTCCAAGAGTGACGGATACTACATTCTTGTCATTGAGGACACAAATACCAAGACCGTTGTCGGAACCGGCGCCTTGATCGTCGAGCGCAAGTT CATCCATAACCTTGGTCTCGTCGGCCACATCGAAGACATTGCCGTTGCAAAGGATCAGCAGGGCAAGAAGCTCGGCTTGCGCATCATCCAGGCTCTAGATTTCATCGCAGCCAAGGTCGGTTGCTACAAGAGCATCCTTGACTGTAGCGAGGCCAACGAGGGCTTCTACGTCAAGTGCGGCTTCAGGAGAGCCGGGCTCGAGATGGCCCACTACTACGAGGGAGACAAGAGTAAGGCCCA ACCACCTGATCGGTCCGGGCCCGGGGTCGGCTCC ATGCTAGAGACACCAGATGCTAGATCAGACGAGCGCCAAGCTCGCTTCCGAAGAGACAAGAAGAACGACGTAATGAAGAATAGAAACCCATCAACCACCTGCATCCTTCTTCCTTAA